From a region of the Thermosipho melanesiensis BI429 genome:
- the efp gene encoding elongation factor P yields the protein MIDVGSLSKGMYIKYDGDIYRVVDVNKHFRARGSGLIRTKLKNLSSGLVREVNFNSGEKVEEAEVTFRKASYIYNDGEMYYFMDAETFEQYGIPETEIEDEKNYLVENTEVDLIMHDGKPIGIQLPTSVVLEVVETEPGFKGDTVSGGGKPAILETGLKITVPFFVEKGQKVRVDTRTGEYIERA from the coding sequence ATGATAGATGTAGGTTCTCTAAGTAAGGGTATGTATATAAAATACGATGGGGATATTTATAGAGTTGTGGATGTAAACAAGCATTTTAGAGCAAGAGGTTCTGGTTTAATTAGAACAAAACTGAAAAATCTTTCATCGGGCTTGGTAAGGGAAGTTAACTTTAACAGTGGAGAAAAAGTAGAAGAAGCAGAAGTAACATTTAGAAAGGCATCTTACATATACAATGATGGTGAAATGTATTATTTTATGGATGCGGAAACCTTTGAACAGTATGGTATTCCTGAAACAGAAATTGAGGATGAAAAAAATTACTTAGTGGAAAATACCGAAGTTGATTTAATTATGCATGATGGGAAACCAATTGGGATACAACTTCCAACAAGTGTTGTATTAGAAGTAGTAGAAACTGAACCTGGTTTTAAAGGTGATACAGTTTCAGGTGGTGGAAAACCTGCAATACTTGAGACAGGTCTAAAAATTACAGTGCCCTTCTTTGTTGAGAAAGGACAAAAGGTTAGAGTGGATACAAGAACGGGAGAATATATTGAAAGGGCATAG